In the genome of Deinococcus radiopugnans ATCC 19172, the window GCCGCCGGGTCCGGGCCGAGCAGCAGGCCCACCTTGACCGCGCCCGCGTGGAGCGGCGCAGCGCCACCCTGGAGGCGTTCGCGGTCCTCACGCGCGATCTGGCCCTGGACACCGATCCGCTGGCCCTGATCCGCCGCGTCCAGGAAGCGGTGCTGCCGCTGCTGGGCGCGGAGTTCTCGCAGTATTACGAGCCGGAGGGCGGCCTGTGGCGCATCCGGACCCGGGTGGGCCGGGTCCAGACGCCCGCCTTGAAAGCTGCGCTGGAGGCCGGGCTGCCCTTCACCACCACCGCCACCCTGCTGACCCCCTGGCTGACCGGCGAGGCGAACTACAAGGACACCTATGACCCGGTGGCAGACGGGTTGCCTCCCAGTGACTTTTCCACCTTCGCCACCGCAGCGTTGCCCGTACGGGTGGGCGGCCAGATGCAGGGCGTGCTGGTCTTCGCGCTGCCCCGCACCCAGCCGTGGGGCGTGGTGGACCGGACGGTGCTGACCACCGTGGAACGCAGCCTGACCCTGGCGCTGGAACGCGCCGAGCAGACCCGGCAGGTCGGGCAACAGCGGGAGGTGTTGCAGGAGGCCAACGAGGAACTGGAGGCCTTCACGTACAGCGTGTCGCATGACCTGCGGACCCCGGTACGGCACATCAAGGGGTTCAGCGAATTGCTGCGCCAGGGGGCCGGGGCAACGCTGGACCTCAAGTCCACGCACTACCTGACGGTGATCGACGAGGCCGCCGCGCGCATGAACGTGCTGATCGACGCGATGCTGGACCTGTCGCGCACCGCCCGGCTGCCGCTGCGCGTGGGGCCGGTGGACCTGGACGCCCTGGTGCTGCACGTCCAGCAGGAACTGGAAACCGACACGCAGGGCCGTGAAGTCCAGTGGCGGGTCTCTCCGCTGCCGCTGGTGAACGGCGATCACGACACCCTGCGGCAGGTGCTCACCAACCTGCTGGGCAACGCCCTGAAGTACACCCGGCCCCGCACCCCGGCCGTGATCGAGGTGTGGGCCGAGGAACGCAAAGAGGAGTGGGCGGTGTTCGTGCGGGACAACGGGGTGGGCTTTGACCCCCGGTACCAGGACCGGCTGTTCGGGGCCTTTCAGCGCCTGCATCTGGAACGTGAGTTTGAGGGCACCGGCGTGGGGCTGGCGAACGTGCGGCGGATCGTGACCCGGCATGGCGGCACGGTCAGCGCCTCGGGCCGGGAGGGTCAGGGCGCGACGTTCGGCTTCACGCTGCCGCGCTGAGGGTCTGAGACGGCTTCCGTTCGTAACGTGACAGGAATCGGGACAGCGCTGGTCCCTCCATCCCACGTCCGGAACCCGTTTTTCTCCGTCTCCCTCTACGCCGCCGTAGCGGTCCAGTCGGGCGACCCAGTGGTGTGACTATGGCTCAGTTGACACCCTGACGACGCAATCGTCACCACCTACTCAGGTCCGGACTCCACTCTTCTTCCTCTCGCGGTCCTGGGCAAAACAGCGGCCACGGGCAGCTCTGGACACCTGCAAGGGGGACTGCGAGGCTTCTGCACCTGACTTCCAATACCTCACTTGCAACACTGTTCGGAATTGGGGCTGGGCCGGAGAAACCCAGCGGTCAGGGCGTCACCCTGGGCAGGATCAAGCCGAAGGTGGCTCCCGCGCCCGGCTGGCCCTGGGCCGTCATGGTGCCGCCGTGCCGGGTCACGATCCGCCGCGCGTTCGCCAGGCTCACGGCGGCCCCCCCGAAGTCTTCCTGCCGGTGCAACCGCTGGAAGATGGTGAACAGCTTGTCCGCGTACTGCGGATTGAAGCCCACCCCGTTGTCCCGCACCAGCACGGCCCAGTCTGCTCCCCGGTCTTCCGCCCATACCTCGATCACTGCCCGCTCACGGTCACGGGTGTACTTCACCGCGTTGTCTACCAGGGCCGTCACCACCCGGCGCAACAGCCCCGCGTCCCCCCTCACGCTGGGCAGGGCGCCGATCTGCCAGTCGATCTGACGCTGCGGCTGCTCCACACTGACCTGCTGACGGGCCGCCTGAAAGACCCGGTCCAGGTCCACCTGCTCGGCCTTCAGCGGCTGGCGTGAGGCGCGCGAGACGTCCAGCATGCCGTCGATCAGGGTGTTGAGCGTCGCCGCCGCGCTGGACACGATGCCGAAGTACCGCTGCGTCCGGTCCTCCAGCGGCTCGGGCAACGAGCGCCGCAGCAGATCGCCGAAGCTGATGATGTGCCGCACCGGGGTCCGCAGGTCATGCGACACGCTGTACGTGAAGGCCTCCAGTTCCTCGTTCGAGGCCTGCAACAGGTCGCGCTGGGCGGTCAGCTGCCGCGCCTGTTCGGCACGTTCCAGCGCCAGGCCCAGGCTGTGGACCGTCGTCTTGAGGACCGCCTGATCGGCGGCGCTCCACCGGCGCGGCCCGAACAGCGGGGCGTTGAAGATGCCGCTGACCTGACCGTTGACCAGCACCGGCAGGGTGGCCACCGTCGAGACGTGCTCGACAAGTTCCGGGGCGACGTCGCGTGCGGGATCGTAGTGGTCCTGAAACAGCGGTTCGCGGGTCTGGTACGGCAGGTCCAGGCTGGGCAGCTGGCCCACAGGAAAGCCGCCCTCGATGGCCGCCTGCAAGTCGGGGTTGCCTACATCACCCAGCTGCGCGGCGGCCTGCCACCGGCCCTGGACGATCTGCCAGAAGATGACATACCCCGGTGGCAGCAGGGAGCGCACCAGGGCCATCGCCCGGCCGATCAGGATTTCAGGCTCGGTGGTCAGCCCCAGTTCCTGGGTCAGCTCGGCGAAGCCCTCCAGCGCCTGCGTGCGGGCCAGCAATTCGGCGTTCTGGGCCGCGAGTTGCCGGGCGGTCTCGGTGCGTTCCAGGGCCAGCCGGAGACTGCGGCCCACCGAGCGGAACACGGCCCTGGAATGGGCGGACCAGCGCGGGACGTCCTTGAGGCCCAGCGCGAAGATGGCCTGAATGGTGCCGTTCACCATCAGCGGAAAGGTGGCGACAGTCTGGTAGCGTTCAGAGTGGGCAAACTGCTCTTTTTCGGGGTCCCAGCCGTCGACGAAGACCGGTTCACCCGTCTGCATCGGCTGGGCGAAAACCGGGGTGTTCAGCGGCATGCCGGCCTTGAGACTGGCCAGCAGTTCCGGCTGGGCCTCCAGATCACGGGTGTAGACCTTGACCCGCCACAGACTGCCTTCCAGGGTGTAGTACACGCCGGTGCAGCCGGGAAACAGCACGCCCAGCACGTCGACAGCCCGCTCGGCCAGGGCCAGCACGTCGGTCTCACCGTCCGCCGCCTCGGTGAACCGCACAAAGGCCTCGAGTTCGGCGGTGCGGTCCTGAACCTGCCGTTCCAGATCGCCGGAGAGCCGCAGGCGGTCCAGGGCCACGGCGCACTGGGCGGCCAGCGTCCGCAGGAAGTGCCGTTCGTCCGGCGTGAAGTCGTGCGGCTCCCGGAAGTCCAAGACAATCACGCCCAGCGGCTGACCGCCTTCCACCATGGGCAGCACCGCGCTGGCCACTGCGGCCTTCCCGCCGGTCCGGGTTTCCAGGTCCGGGTAAGCCGAGGCCAGCGCGCCTGCGTGGTCAAAGTACAGGGGGGTGTTCGAACGCAGCGCGTCGGCACAGGGGTCACCGCCGGTCAGGTCCCCTGCCTGCCAGACACTGCCGTCGGTCTGGCCCCGCCTCGCGGCGACGTGCAGGTGCGCGTCCCGGACCAGCAGGACCGTCCCGCCGATCCCCCACAGGATGTCCAGGGCGTCGCGCAGAACGATGTCGCAGACCTCATCCTGCTGGCGGGCGGTGGTCAGGGCCTGCGTCACGCCCTGCAGGTGGGTGAGCAGGTGGGTGGCCTGCACCGGCTGAGACGGGGGCGGCACGGGGGTGTCAGTCATGGGGTGTGGTCAGTGTAGACGCTCGGCGCGCTTCTCTCGGCTTGGCCCGCTTCTGGCAGGAGACCTGCGCCCAGAGCCGCTTCCAGCGGAGCCCGTCACCCTGAGCGTCTCCTTTGTGGGAGCCGACGGGCGGGGTTCCGGAGCAAACGACCACTCCTCGTCAACCCGCGGTACTGTATCCGGTCCAAAACAAAAACCCCCGTACTGGACGGGGTGTTCTGTCGTTGGTGGCGATGCGCGGACTTGAACCGCGGACCTAACGATTATGAGTCGTTCGCTCTAACCAGCTGAGCTACATCGCCTTGGGGTCCTCCAGGAAAAAAGCAGCCCCGCACACTGGCGGGGGCTTTTGGTGGTGGAGCTGAGGGGATTCGAACCCCTGACCTTCTGAATGCCATTCAGACGCGCTCCCAACTGCGCCACAGCCCCGCTTTTGTCGCTCGCCTCTTTCAAGGCTCAGCAAGATTAACAGTGCGTTCCCGGCTTGTCAACGGTCAGGGGGCGCCGCCTGCCGGGAGACTCAGATGGACCCCGCCTGCCGCGACGCCAGATTCACGTAGCCCTCGATCAGGTGGATGATCACCGGGTTGTGGGTGTGAACGCCGTGGGCCTGCCCCACCCCGTCCTCGTCGATAAAATGGGCCACCAGGGCGGCCTCGCCGTCGCGGGCCAGCAGAAAGGCGCGCTGGCCCTCGGCGGCGATGCTGGGCAGGCCGGTCAGGTGGGTGCGCCGCAGTTCGACGCCGCGCGGGGTCAGGCGTTCCAGTTCTGCGGCAAAACTGGCCTCCCCGGCCATGAACAGGCTGCGGCGGGCGTTCAGGGTCAGGTCCTCGCACAGGCTGCGGATGGCGGCCTCGCCGTACAGGTGGTACACCGCCTCGGGGGCCGGATCGGGGGCCAGACGCGACAGGTCCCGGTCCAGGGCGCCCAGCCGGTCGTCGAAGCTGCGGCGCGCGCGCGCCAGATACTCGCGGGCACTCAGGGGCGCGTATTCCAGCGGGTTCTGGCCCATCTTGGCGGCCAGCCCCCGGCCTTCAAGCCGCTCCAGGGTCTCGTAGATCTTGGGCCTGGGAATGCCGGCCTGCCGCGCCACACGGGCCGGCACGGCGCGGCCCAGCGCCAGCAGGGCGGTGTACGCGCGGGCCTCGTACTCGGTCAGGCCCAGCGCTTGCAGGTGAATCACGGCGCTCATCTGCGAATCAGCATACGGGAAAAGCCCCGTTCACGCTTGTTTTCTCAGCAGAATGCTCTTGAGGTACAGGCTCTCGGGCACGCTCAGCAGGTGCGGATGGTCGGCGGGCTGGTACGTCACCGCCACCACCTCGGCGTCGCACTCGGCCTCGGCGGCAGCCACGCGGGCGGCGTCCAGCAGGTCATCCACCCGGATGTAGTGGGCGCAGGTGCTGATCATCAGGTGGCCGCCACCCACCAGCATCCGCAGGGCGTGGGCCGCGCCGTCGGTGAAGATGCGCTTGGCACGCGGCACGTCGTCGCGCCGCTTGGCGAGGGTGGGCGGGTCCAGCACGGCGGCCCCGAAGGTGCGCTTCTCGCGCTCCAGGGCGGCCAGCACCTCTAGCGCGTCACCCCAGCGCACGCCCACGTTGCCGTTCACGCCGTTGCTGCGGGCGGCCCCCTCCAGCGCGGCCAGCGCCACCTGATCCTTGTCCAACGCCACACTTTTCGCCCCGGCCTTGGCCGCGTGCAGGCTGAAGCCCCCGGTGTACGAGTACACGTCCAGAAACCCCGCGCCGGGCCGCACCAGGGAACGCATCAGGCGGCGGTTGTCGCGCTGGTCCAGAAAGAAGCCAGTCTTCTGCGCGTCCATCGGCGCGAAGTGCAGCGTCAGGTCGTCCTCGTGGAAGTCCACGCGTTCCGGCACCTCGCCCCACAGCGGCCCGGCCACCATGCCCAGCCCCTCACGGCGGCGCTCGCCCGTGTCGCTGCGCTCGTAGGCGCTGGCGGCCCCAGTGACTTCCTTCAGGGCCTTGAGAATCAGGTCACGGTGACGTTCGGCCCCGGCGTTGCGAAGCTGGACGGCCAGCACAGCCCCGAACTGATCGGCCACCACCCCCGGCAGCCCATCGGCCTCGGCGTACACGGCACGCACGGCATCGGTGTTCAGGATGCGGCCCTCGCGGCGTTTCAGAGCGGCCTTCACGCGGGCGCGGTAGAACTTGAGATCCACCTCTTCCCGTTCCCAGGTCAGCAATCTCAGCGGCGTCGCGCCGTCCGGGTTGAAATAGCCGCGCGCAATCACCTTGCCGCCGGGGGCCTTGACGTCCACCACCTCGCCGGGCGCGATTCCGGCGTCGGCGTCGGCAATGTCGCCTGTGTGTCCAAAAGGGTAGCGGCCTGCAATACGCCGGACGGCGGCGGGCTGGAGGGTGACGGAGGCGGACTTCTTCATGGGGATCAGGCTAACGGATGCGGGCCGGGGCCAATGGGAGGCGTGGCGGGCAGTCCGTGGTAGGGCTGGGTGGGGCCAGGGGACCCCGGCCTCTTGCCCACACGATTCCCCGCGGCGCATCCTGTTTCCATGTCCGATCCCGCCGTGACCTTCCCCGCGCCCCGGCGCATTCCCTATCCGGGCGGCTGCGTGCTGGAACCCGGCCCCTACGCGCTGGATTATCTGCTGAGCTGGCCCGCCGTGCTGACCGTGAACGGGAAGCCCTACCCGGAACAGCCGGTCTACCCGTTGATCCGCGAGTTGCTGGCCGATCCGGCGGCGCATGGGCTGACGCTGACTGAGGCTCAGGCCGCGCGGGACCGTTTTCTGGAGCTGGCGGGGCAGGCGCTGGAGGCCGAGGGAGGGGATCGCCGCTGGCTGGAACGGGAGTTCGGGCGCTGAAGACGGGAGCGCTGCGGACAGGGACGTTGGGCAGGCGCGCTGCGTCCGGGGAATGGGATGAGCTGGCCCTGGCCGCACCTCTGCCCGGCGAGGCGCTGCATGCCCGCGTGGCCCGGACCCTGCGCGGCGCCGTGACGGGCGGCCTGCTGCCGGAGGGCACCCGCCTGCCCGGTCACCGCCGCCTGGCCGGGGCGCTGGGCGTGTCGCGCAATACGCTGGTGGACGCGCTGGCGGGGCTGGAAGCCGAAGGCTACCTGCGGGTGCAGGGCCGCAGCGGGACGGTGGTGTGTGTGCCCGCCCCCGAGGCCGCTGGTCCGCTCACGGCGGCGCAGGACCTGCCCCTGAGTGCCTGGGCCAGCCGCGCCCTGTCGGGCGGTGTGGACGACGCGGGAGGCGAATACGCCGTGGATTTCCGCGTGGGCCAGCCGGTCCCGGAGCTGTACCCGGAGGCGGCCTGGACGGCGGCGCTGGCGCGTCAGGCGGGGCGGCTGGGCAGGCGCACAGAGGAGGGAAAGTTCTCTGACCCGCTGGGACCACTGGAAACCCGCCGCGCCCTGTCGGCCTACCTGAACGCGGCGCGTGGCGCACGGGTCACGCCCGAGATGGTGATGCTCACGGGGGGCACGCAGTCGGCGCTGGACGCCCTGGCCCGCGTGTTTCTGGAGCCGGGCCGGGTGGCGGCGGTGGAGGACCCCACCTACCCCGGCGCGCGGGCGGCGCTTGCGGCCACCGGGGCGGCGGTGGTCCCGGTGGCCGTGGACGCGGGCGGTCTCCAGCCCACACACCTGCCCCCGCAGGCCACGCTGCTGTACCTGACCCCCGGCTGCCAGTACCCCACTGGCGTGACGCTGGGCGCCGCCCGCCGCGCCGAACTCGTTGCCTGGGCGCGGCGCGGCAACGCTTTCATTCTCGAAGACGACTACGCCGCCGATCTGCACCACACGGGCCGCCCGCTGCCGGTGATGCAGGGCCTGGCCCCGGACCGCGTGATTCTGCTGGGCAGCTTCAGCAAGAGCCTGGCCCCGGCCACCCGCAGCGGCTTTCTGGTGGCCCCGCCCCCGGTGCTGCGCGTGCTGGCCCGCACCCGCCCGCTGACGGACCGCGCCCCCGGCACGCTGGACGCCCTGGCGCTGGCCGACGTGCTGGATTCGGGGGCCTACGGGCGGCATCTGCGGCGGGCGCGGCAGGTGCTGGCCCACCGGCAGGAGGTGCTGCTCGCGGCCCTGAGCGATGGGCTGCCCGGTTGGGCGGTTCAGGGTGCGGCTTCCGGACTGCACGTGTACGTGCGCCTGCCGGCCGGGCTGGAGGAAGCGCAGGCGGTGGCGGCGGCGGCCCGGCGCGGTGTGGCGCTCTCGCCTGTGGCCCCCCTCTCGGCCACCGGGGGGCCGGCCGCCGTGCTGCTGGCCTTTGCCCACCTGCCCCCCGAGGCCATCCGTCACGGCGTTCGGCGGCTGGCTTCTTCATAACGCCCCCCCCAGCCTCTTCCCCCGACAGAGTGTGACTTCCCTTTCAAAGACCGTGGGTTCGCGTTACACTGGGCCAATGCGTTTGCTCGTCGTGGTGCTGCTTCTCGCGCTGACCGCCCTGTATCTCACCTTCGGTCTGCGGCTGGGCTACGTCACGCTGACGCCCACCTACATGGTCAACGCGACCGGCGAGAACAGGTACACCTTCCGCGTCTACGACCAGAATCAGGAGGTGGGCGTGCGCGGCACTTGCAGCGTCCGCAGCGGCCGGGCCACCTTCCGGCTGACCGATCCCAGGGGAACCCAGATCGCCGGTCAGGTCTGCCCGCAGGGGCAGTGGGGACTGAACGTGCTGGGCACCGGCGACGTGGGCAACTACACGCTGACCATCGATCTGCAGAAGTTCACCGGCACCATCGACATCAAGGAAGCGCGCAAGTAGCGCCGCCTGAACACAGAAGACCGGCAGGCCACATTGAATGGCCTGCCGGTCTTGAAGGTGGTGACTCAGCTCTGGGGCTGTGCGGCGCTCTGGGTCTGCGCGGCGCTGTCCTGCGCGGCCTTGGCCTTGTTGATGGCCTTCGCCAGCCGGCTCTTCTTGCGCGCGGCGGTGTTCTTGTGCAGGGTGCTGCCCTTGGCGGCCTTGTCGATCAGACTTTCGGCCTTGCTCTGGGCGGCGTTCAGGTCCTCACCGTTGGTGATGGCGGCCAGCGCCTTCTTGGTAAAGGTCTTGATGGTGCTCTTGCGGCTGCGGTTGATCATGCGGCGCTTGAGGCTCTGGCGGTGGCGCTTCTGGGCGGACTTGTGACGTAATGCCATGGTTCTTCTCCTTGTTCTCCCGCCTGCGCGGGGCGGTTCCCTGTGGGAGGGAACTCGTGGCGTTCAGCCGTTCTATATCTGCTGCACGCGCCGGGGCGGGGCCACGCTGGACCGCTGCCGCCGGGCTGCCTCCTGGTGAAGACAACCTCGTGACTATACGCGCTTTGACGGCGCTGGGCAAGCCATACACTGGCGTCATGCGAAGCCGCCGTGCCCACTCCCCCGAAGGCGATCAGCCCCCGCGCGAGGTCCGGCCCAAAACCCCCGAGGAGCGGCGCGACGCCCTGCTGGCCTACGCCTTCCGCGCCCTGGGCGCCCGCGCGCTGACCGAGGCCGAGTTGCGCGGCAAGCTGGAGCGCCGCAGCGACGATCCCACGCTGATTGAAGAGGTTCTGAAGCGCGTGCAGGAACTGGGCTATCAGGATGACGAACAGGTGGCCCAGATCGAGGGCAAGCGGCGCGGCGTGGGCACCTTCCGGGTGCGCCAGACCCTCAAGCGCCGGGGCGTGCCCGAGGACCTGATTCAGGACACCCTGGAGGCCCGTGATCCCGATCAGGAGCGGGCCGGGGCGCTGGAAGTGCTGGAGCGGCGCTGGCCCGCGCTGGCCCGCAAGAAGGACCCGAAGGCCAGCGCCTACGCCTTTCTGGCCCGCCGGGGCTACGGCGGGGACGCCATCTGGCCCGCCATCCGCGAACTCAGCGAGCGGGCACTGGAAGACGAGGCGGCGCAGGAGCAGTAACCCGCCGCCTGCACCGCCGTGCCTTGACTGTGCCTTGACACCCCACAGGGCGGCGGATAAACTGCCGGACGCACTTGAAATGCTGCGCGGCTGTCCTCTGGCCCCAGCACGACAGGAGCCGTGGCGGGGCGTAGCGCAGCCTGGTAGCGCACGTCGTTCGGGACGACGGGGTCGAAGGTTCGAATCCTTTCGCCCCGACCACGCAGGAATGAACCTCCCCGCTGCGGGAGGTTTTCTTTTGGCCCGCCGCCCCCTCCCTGGAGTCAGCCCATGCGCGTCTTTGCCATCGCCGATCTGCATCTGGCCTACGTGACCCCCAAACCCATGACGGTCTTCGGGCCGCAGTGGGCCGGGCATCCGGAGGCCATCTACGAGCGCTGGCAGGGGGCCGTGCGCCCCGGCGATCTGGTCTTGTTGCCCGGTGACCTGTCGTGGGCCATGCGCCTGCCCGACGCGATGACGGATCTGGCCGGGATTGCCGAATTGCCCGGCACCAAGGTGTTGCTGCGCGGCAACCACGACTACTGGTGGCCTACACCGTCCAAACTGCGCGCGTCGTTGCCCCCCGGCATGCTGGCCGTTCACAACGATGCTGTGCGAGTCGAAAACGTTGTCGTCTGCGGCACGCGCGGCTGGAACACGCCGGGACACGTGCCGCTGGGCGACGAGGACGAACGCCTGCTCAGCCGCGAGGCCCAGCGCCTGAGCCTCAGCGTGGCGGCGGCGGAGCGGCTGCGGCAGCCGGGCGATCATTTCTTGATGATGCTGCACTACCCGCCCGCCTCGGCCCCCTACCCGCCCAACCCGCTGACCGAGGTGATCGAGGCGGCGCGGCCCGACTTGATCGTCTACGGCCACCTGCACGGCGTTCCGGTTGAAAAATCCATGCGGCATGTGAATGGCATTCCCGCGCATCTGGTGGCGGCGGACGGGCTGAAATTCACGCCGAAGCTGCTGCTGGATACCGGGGACTAGCCCTCCACCCACTCGGCGGCCAACCAGCGGGCGTGGGGCATGCCAGAGGCGAGAATGCCCTCTTTCAGCGGGGCCAGAGGGTAGGGAACGCGGCGGAAGGTCACCGCCCAATCCCCCTCCGTCCAGTCCAGAAGCAGGGATTCGGCGCGGGCCGGATTGACGTATTTCCCGCCCCGTTTCTCGAAGGGCAGGCCCACGCTGCCGGGGTTGAGCAGGCGCCAGCCGTTCAGGCTCCGCAGCAGCGGCTGGTGCGTGTGGCCGCCGATCCAGATGGACTGCTGACCGTACTCGGCGCGCAACTCTTCCAGGCGTTCCGCAGGTGTCCCGGCGTCCAGCACCTCGTCGTCCCTCGCGGGGCTGCCGTGGAAGCACAGCAGGTCTTCCCGTTCCACGCTCGGCACAAAGCTGCGGAGGGTGTCGCGCTCGGTTTCGGTCAACTGCGCCGCGCTCCACTGGCCGATATCGTGAATCTCCTGCTCATCGGGAAAGCTGCGCGGCTGGAGAGGCTGTGGAGCTTCCAGCGTCTGACGGTCTGCGTTGCCGCTGACCACCGGGCAGCCCAGTGCGGACACCACCTGATACGGACTCCGATTGAAAGGTGTTGAAAACACCTGGAAATCCGAGCGAAGCGAGCAGGAGAAAAACGGATTCCGGACGTGGAGTGTGGAAATCGGCGCTGTCCCGATTTCCACACAAAACAAACGGAATCCGTATGAAGGCACTCGCGCGGCCACGCCCCGCCCATGGTCACGTCGCCCAGGCAGACCCGCACGTCGGGCGAATGCGCGTCCATGTCAGCCAGCGCCGCCGTCAGCGCGGGAAGGTTGCCGTGGACGTCGCCGAAGACTGCAACTCGCATGGCCGCAGCATACGCAGGGCAGGCGTAGAGTTGGGCCTGTCCAATTTGCCGTCCCACCCCGTTTCAATCCCATCCCGTTTCAAGAAGGAGACCGCATGACCCCATCCACTGACCTGCCCGCCCGCCAGCTTCGCGATCTGACCGTGTCCGCCCTGGGCCTGGGCTGCATGGGCATGAGCGAGTTCTACGGCGACACCGACGAGGCCGAGAGCCTGCGCACGCTGAACCGCGCCCTGGATCTGGGCGTCACCTTCTACGACACCGCCGACATCTACGGCCCCCACACCAACGAGGAACTGCTGGGCCGCTGGCTGAAGGGGAAGCGGGACCGCGTGGTGCTGGCCACCAAGTTCGGCATCGTGCGCGAGCCGGGCTACCCGATGCAGCGCAGCCTGTCGGGGCGGCCCGAGTACGTGCGCCAGTCCATCGAGGCCAGCCTCAGGCGCCTGAAGACCGATCACGTCGATCTGTACTACCTGCACCGCCCCGATCCGCAGACGCCCATCGAGGACACCGTGGGCGCGATGGGCGAGCTGGTGGAACGCGGGCTGGTGCGCTTCCTGGGCCTCTCGGAGGTGGACGCCGCAACGCTGCGCCGCGCCGACGCCACCCACCCGATCACCGCCCTGCAAAGCGAATACTCGCTGTGGACGCGTGACCCGGAGAATGCCCCCCACCCCGAGGATGGCCAGCCGGGTGAAAGTGTGCTGGCGGCCTGCCGTGGCCTGGGCGTGGGGCTGGTGCCGTACAGCCCGCTGGGACGCGGCTTCCTGACCGGGCAGCTCAAGTCCCCGGAGGATTTTGGCCCCGACGATTTCCGCAGCACCAGCCCGCGCTTTCAGGGCGAGAACTTCCAGAAGAACCTGGATCTGGTGGCCGAGGTGCAGGGTCTGGCCGGGGAAAAAGGCTGCACGCCCGCGCAACTGGCGCTGGCCTGGGTGCTGGCGCAGGGAAAAGACATCGTGCCCATCCCCGGCACCAAGCGTGTGAAGTACCTGGAAGAAAACCTGGGCGCGCTGGACGTGACGCTGACCCCCGACGATCTGG includes:
- a CDS encoding metallophosphoesterase family protein, with the translated sequence MVSALGCPVVSGNADRQTLEAPQPLQPRSFPDEQEIHDIGQWSAAQLTETERDTLRSFVPSVEREDLLCFHGSPARDDEVLDAGTPAERLEELRAEYGQQSIWIGGHTHQPLLRSLNGWRLLNPGSVGLPFEKRGGKYVNPARAESLLLDWTEGDWAVTFRRVPYPLAPLKEGILASGMPHARWLAAEWVEG
- a CDS encoding aldo/keto reductase, with amino-acid sequence MTPSTDLPARQLRDLTVSALGLGCMGMSEFYGDTDEAESLRTLNRALDLGVTFYDTADIYGPHTNEELLGRWLKGKRDRVVLATKFGIVREPGYPMQRSLSGRPEYVRQSIEASLRRLKTDHVDLYYLHRPDPQTPIEDTVGAMGELVERGLVRFLGLSEVDAATLRRADATHPITALQSEYSLWTRDPENAPHPEDGQPGESVLAACRGLGVGLVPYSPLGRGFLTGQLKSPEDFGPDDFRSTSPRFQGENFQKNLDLVAEVQGLAGEKGCTPAQLALAWVLAQGKDIVPIPGTKRVKYLEENLGALDVTLTPDDLARIDAAFPPGVATGARYGQIQAVKR